GACGGGCTGGGCAGCTCCTTGCGCTGCGGCCTGGCGTCGCTGCCGGGGCACGTCCACGCCGCCGTGGTGGTGCTCGTCGACCAGCCGTCGCTCGCGCCGGCCGCGGTGTGCCGGGTGCGCGCGGCCCACGCGGCCGGCGCCACCGTCGCGGTCGCCACCTACGGCGGGCGGACCGGGCATCCGGTGCTGCTCGACCGTGCCACGTGGCCGATGCTCGGCCGGTACGCGACCGGGGACCGGGGTGCCCGCGACCTCCTGCGTGCCCGTCCAGATCTGGTGACCCTGGTTCCGTGCGACGGCGCCGGCAGCCCGGCCGACCTGGACACGCCGGCCGACCTGGCCCGGCACCCGGCGGCCGGCGGGGCGGCCCCACCGGCGCCGTGACCGGTCAGACCGTCCGGCGCGCCTGGCCGGTCTGCATGCGGCGGCGGCCAGGGCCGTCATCGCTGTGCCGGGTGCGGGCGTCACCAGGCGAGACGCAGCGGCAGGTCGAGAAAGCGGGCGTAACCGTTCAGGGCCTCCTCGACCCGGGCCCGCGTCGCGCCCGCGAGCGGGGTCAGCGGCTGCACGGTCACCGTCACCCGGGTCTTGCCGATGGTGCGCTTCCAGGTGCCGACCACCCGGCCGCCACGCACCACGGTGGCCTGGAAGACCCCGTTTCCGCCGGGGACGACGGCGGGCAGGTGCGCCCGGTCGAGCATCAGCGCGCGGTCCTTGAAGCCGAGCAGGTACTCGTCGAAGCCGGGCAGCACGTGCAGGTCGTCGACCGGGGCGCGGGGCGCGTCGAGCAGGGCCGCGTCGACGATCGCCTCCGCGTCGTCCACCCGGACGGTGGCCAAGGCGTCGCCCGCCACCGCGATGCCGCGCCTGGCGTCGGCGGCGGTCAGCCCGGTCCAACCGGCGAAGTCCTGCCGTGTGGTGGGCCCGTGACCGCGGAAGTAGCGCAGCGCCAGGATGCCGAGCGCCTCGTCGCGTTCCGGCCGGTGCGGGTCGGGCGCCCACTCGTCCAGCAGGGCGAACGTCTGCTCGGTGCCGACGTGCGGGGCGATGCAGGTGACGCCGCGCTGGCTGGCGTACCAGAGCAGGTGGTAGCCGCGCTGCCCACTCGTGTCGATCCCCGCCGCGGTGAGGGTGGCGAGGCACTGGGCGCGGGTGAGCCGGCCGCCGCCGACCAGCGCGGCGCCCAGCACGTCGGCGGCCCGGTCGGCCTCGGCCTCGGTGAGCCCCAGGGTGGCCCGGCGGGCGGCGGCACCGGCCAGCGCGCGTACGCCGGTCACCGCCAGCATCCAGCGGGCGTCCCGGGGCGGTACGAGATGGACCGTGCCGCGCATCGGCCAGGTCCGCAGCGCCTCCCGCCGCTCCAGCGCGGCCCGGACGTCGGTCAGGCTCCACCCCTGCAGCCGTACGCCCAGCGACCACATGCCGCTCGCCGCGTCCTGGGCCTGCATGGCGCCGAACCACTCGACCACCCCGGCCACGTCGGCCGGCTTCGCGCTGGGGTGCGGGCGCAGCAGCAGGCTGGTCATCCGCAGGGCCAGGGCCTCCGCGCCGGTGAGCCGCACGTCCATCGGGTCGCCTCCCGCCGGTGGTGGACGGTCAGCATAGGCGGCCGGTCCGACGCTTTCGGGACCGTTAGGGTGGGCGACGTGCTTCGTCAGGTCACCGGCATCCGGTACGTCACCCCGCTGCGCGAGGGCGGTTCGCTGCCCGGCGTGGTGGAGGCCGACGACCTCGGCACCTACGTGGCGAAGTTCCGCGGCGCGGGGCAGGGGCCGAAGGCGCTGGTGGCGGAGGTGATCTGCGGCGAGCTGGCCCGCCGGCTCGGGCTGGCGGTGCCGCCGCTGGTGGTGCTCACCATCGACCCGGTCATCGGTCGGGCCGAGCCCGACCAGGAGGTGCAGGAGCTGTTGCGCAACAGCGGCGGGGCGAACCTGGGGATGGACTTCCTGCCCGGCGCGCTCGGCTACGACCCGGTCGCCCACCCGGTCGACGCGGAGCTGGCCTCCCGGGTGCTCTGGTTCGACGCGTACACCGAGAACGTCGACCGGAGCTGGCGCAACCCCAACCTGCTGATGTGGCACCGGCAGCTGTGGCTGATCGACCACGGCGCCACCCTCTACTTCCACCACAACTGGCCGCGCGCCGAGGCCGCCGTGCACCGGGTCTACCGGGCCGATGACCACGTGCTCGCCCCGTATGCCACCCGACTGGCCGAGGCGGACGCCGACCTGGCCCCCCGGATCGGGCGGGAGCTGCTCACCGAGGTCCTCGCGCTGGTGCCGGGGGAGTGGCTGACCGGCCCGGACTTCGACACCCCCGACGCCGCCCGGGCGGCGTACGTGGACCACCTGGCGCGGCGGGTCGCGCGGACCGACGCCTGGCTGCCCGCCGGGAGCGCGGCATGAGAGAGCCCTTCGAGTACGCGGTGATCCGGCTGGTGCCCCGGGTGGAGCGCGGCGAGCAGATCAACGTGGGCGTGCTGCTCTACTGTCAGGCCCGCCACTTCCTCGGCGCGCGTACCCACCTGGACGCCGACCGGGCCCGCGCCCTGGCCCCCGACGTGGACCTGGAGGCGGTGGCGGCGGCGCTGGGCTCCTGGGACCGGACCTGCGGCGGCGACGGGCCGGCGCGGACGATGAAGCCGGGGGAGCGGTTCCGCTGGTTGGCCGCCCCGCGGAGCACGATGATCCAGGCCGGTCCGGTGCACACCGGGCTGACCGCCGATCCGGCGGCGGAGCTGGACCGGCTGATGGACGCCCTGGTCCGCTGACCCCTGATCGCGCTACGCCAGCCTCGTCGCCGGCGGAGCGCGATCCCCCGTTCAGGCCCCGGCGCGGGGCGGCGGCGGGGTTCCGCCGGCACCGGTGCGATCAGAATCCCCGGCGGGCGGAGCCTCGGCACCGTTGCGGATCGAAACTTGCGCAAATCTTGAGCAGCCGCAACCTATCGATCGACATGAGTGTGTCCGGCGGCCGTTTGATGCCGCACGCAACGGGTAGTCGCCGGAGCTGATCCGATTTGAGGAGGGAACGTCTGATGGATGGTCGGACCAAGGTCGCGGTGATCTACTACAGCGCGACCGGCATCACTTACCAGATGGCGCAGTCAGCGGTCGAGGCCGCCGGCGAGGCCGGGGCCGAGGTGCGCCTGCGCAAGGTACGTGAGCTGGCGCCCGACGAGGCGATCCGCTCCAACTCCGGGTGGCAGGCGCACCACCTGGAGACCCAGGACGTGATGGAGGCGCAGCTCGACGACCTTTCCTGGGCCGACGTGGTGATCTTCGGCTCGCCCACCCGCTACGGCATGGTCGCCGCCCAGCTCAAGCAGTTCATCGACACCACCGGCCCGCTCTGGGCCCAGGGTGCGCTGGTCAACAAGGTCTACTCGGCGTTCTGCACGACGGCCACCTCGCACGGCGGCCAGGAGTCCACCCTGCTGGCGCTGTTCAACGTCTTCTACCACTGGGGTGGCATCGTGGTGGCCCCCGGCTACACCGACCCCAGCCAGTTCGTCGCGGGTAACCCGTACGGCGCCTCGCACACCAGCAACAACGGCGAGACCGCGCCCGACGACATCGCGCTGAACGCGACCGCGCTGACCGCGAAGCGCGCGATCCAGATCAGCACCGCCCTGAAGAAGGGCATGGCCGGCTGACCCGACAGGCGGTGACCGGTGGTCGGACGGGGGGTGTCAACTGTTGCCGGTTGAGTAGGCGTTGGCATGCGCTGGTGACATTGAAAGAGTGGCTTGCGGTGTGGGTGGTGCACGTGAAGGGGGATCAGGCGGTCGGCGGCTCGGTGCCGTGGGGTGCGGCGTTGGTGGTTGCGGTTTACGTCGTACCCGGTGGTTATGGTGCTGGGCGTGGCGGGCCGGGAGCGGTTGGGTGTGGTGCAGGCGTACCGGTTCGCGTTGGACCTGACGCCCCGGCAGGAGCGGGTGGTGTTGGCTCACGCGGGGGCGGCGCGGGTGGCGCACAACTGGGCGCTGGCCCGGGTCAAGGCGGTCATGGACCAGCGGGCCGCCGAACGCACCTACGGCATCGACGACGAGCACCTCACCCCCGCGATCGGCTGGTCTCTGCCGGCGCTGCGCAGGGCGTGGAATCAGGCGAAGTCCGATGTGGCGCCGTGGTGGGCGGAGTGCTCCAAGGAGGCGTTCAACACCGGCCTGGACGCGCTGGCCCGGGGGTTGAAGAACTGGTCGGAGTCCCGCACCGGCAAGCGGGCCGGGCGCCGGGTGGGGTTCCCGCGGTTCAAGTCACGCCGCCGCTCCACACCCTCGGTGCGGTTCACCACCGGGGCCATCCGCGTCGAGCCGGACCGTAGGCATGTGGTGTTGCCTCGGCTGGGCCGGTTGAAGCTGCACGAGTCGGCTCGTAAGCTCGCCCGCCGGCTGGAGGCGGGCACCGCCCGGATCGTGTCGGCGACGGTGCGCCGCGACGGTGGCCGCTGGTACGTGTCTTTCACCTGCGCGGTGCAGCGCGCCCGGGGTGCGGCGGCCTGCCCGGATGCGACGGTCGGCGTGGACCTGGGTGTGACGCATCTGGCGGTGTTGTCCACCGGTGAGGTGGAGCCCAACCCGCGCCATTTGGACGGCGCCGCCCGCCGGATGCGGCGTCTCGCCCGGCGCATGTCTCGCGGGGTCGGCCCTGACCGGCGCACCGGCCGGCGTGCATCGAAGCGGTGGGAGCGGGCGTCCGCCCGGCTCGGTCGGGCGCATGCCCGGGTGGCTCATCTGCGCCGTGACGGTCTGCACAAGCTGACTACCCGGCTCGCCGGCGAGTACGGCACGCTGGTGGTGGAAGACCTCAACGTGGCCGGGATGCTCGCCAACCGGCGGCTGGCCCGAAGCGTCGCCGACGCCGGGTTCGCCGAACTACGGCGGCAACTGGCGTACAAAACCTCATGGCGCGGCGGGCGGCTGGTAGTGGCCGACCGGTGGTATCCGTCCTCGAAGACCTGCTCGAGCTGCGGCGCGGTGAAAACCAAGCTCGCCCTGTCCGAGCGCACCTACACCTGCACCCTGTGCGGCCTCGTCCTGGACCGGGACGTCAATGCCGCACGGAACCTGGCCGCGCTGGCGGTCACCGTCGCCGGGAGTGGCCCGGAGACGCGAAACGGACGTGGAGCCGACCGTAAGACCCGCCCCGGCGGGCTGGTGGCTGTGAAACGTCAACCCGGCACCGCCACGGCGGGGAAGACCGGGACCGTCCCACCGCAAGGTAGGACATCCAATCATGAGCTCACCCACGCATCATGAAAGGAAACGGCTCTCGACCCGTCCGGACCACCACCACCGGTCGCCCTCAGCCCTACCCCCGATCGGCCGGACCATGCCCGGTCAGGGCCGGATTGGCGAGCAGATGCCCGAGCAGGTCGGCCAGCACGGCCAGGCCGTCCCGGCTGAGCACCGACTCCGGGTGGAACTGCACCCCGGCGAAACCCGGCCCGCGTAGCGCGTGCACCGCCCCGTCCGCCGGGTCCCGGGACAGCTCCACCGGCCCGTACGCGCTGGCCACCCGGTCGGCGTCGGCGCGGGCGGTGAACGTGGAGTAGAAGCCCACCCGGCGGGCCGCCCCGAAGACCGTCACGTCCCGCTGCACCCCCTGGTACGGCGCCTCCCGCCGGTGCAGCGGCAGCCCGAGCAGCCCGGAGAGCAGCTGATGCCCGAGGCAGACCGCCAGCGTGGGCCGGCCGGCGGCCAGCAGGCCCGCCAGCAGCGCCCGCATCACCGCCATCTTCGGCGCTGCGGGGTCGCCCGGGTCACCCGGCCCGGGACCGACCACCACCAGGTCGTACCCGTCCACCGGGGCGGGCTCCCGCCAGTCGCGGCGGTCCACCCGCAGGCCGAGCGCGCCGAGCTGGTGGGCGAGCATCCCGGTGAAGGTGTCCTCACCGTCCACGATCAGCGCCCGCAGGCCGGTGAGCCCGGGCAGCGCGGACGCGCCGGGCGTGCGCTGGTCGAGCCAGAACCGGGCCAGCGGGGCGTTGCGGGCGGCGAGCGCCGCGCGAACCTCGGGATCGTTGGCGAGCGACCGTTCCGGGTCGTGGCGGGGCGTCAGACCCGCCGAGACCGCCGGGCGGGCGGCGGGCTCCGGCGCGTCCGGGCCGAGGCCGAGCGCGGCCAGCACCCCGGCCCCCTTCGCGTGCGTCTCCGCCACCTCGTCCTCGGCGGTGGAGTGCCGGACCAGGGTCGCCCCGACCGGTACCCGCAGCTCGCCGGCGGGGGAGAGCTCCGCGGTCCGGATCAGGATCGGCGCGTCCAGGGTCTGCCGGCCGTCGTCGTCCCGGCCGAGCAGCGCGAGGACGCCCGCGTAGTAGCGGCGGCCGGTCCGCTCGTGCCGGGCGATCACCCGGCAGGCGTTCTCCATCGGGCTGCCGGTGACCGTCGGGGCGAACATCGTCTCCCGCAGCACCTCCCGGACGTCCCGCGAGCCGCGCCCCGCGAGCAGGTACTCGGTGTGTGCGAGGTGCGCCATCTCCTTCAGGTGCGGCCCGACCACCTGGCCGCCGTGCTCGGCGACGGTCGCCATCATCTTCAGCTCCTCGTCGAGCACCATGTACAGCTCCTCGACCTCCTTCGGGTCGTGGAGGAAGCGCAGCAGGGCGTCGCGGTCCGCCGCCGCGCCGGTGTGCCGGAACGTGCCGCTGATCGGGTTCATCATCACCAGGCCGTCGTCGACACTGACGTGCCGTTCCGGGCTGGCCCCGACCAGGATCCGGGTGCCGGTGTGCACCACGAACGTCCAGTACGCGCCGCGCTCGCGCAGCAGCAGCCGGCGCAGCGCGGCCAGCGCCGCCACCAGCGGCGGCCCCTGCACGGTGGCCCGCATGGTGCGGTGGATGACGAAGTTGGCGCCCTCACCCCGGCCGATCTCGTCGGCGATCACCCGGCCGACGGTCGCGGCGTACTCGTCGTCGGCGACGTCGAAGCCGGCCCCGGTGCTGCGCACCGGACGGTCGGGCAGGACGTCGAGCGCGTCGGCCAGCCCGATCCGCTGGTGTGCGGAGATCACCAGGCACTCCAGCGGCATGCCGTCGTCGACGCAGGCGAAGCCGCGCTCGCCGATCTGCCGGTACGGGACCAGGGCCAGCGTGCGCGGGCCGGGCGGGCCGTCGGGCAGCGGGATGTCGGCGAGCCGGTCGGCCGTGCGTACCGTGCCGGTGAAGAGCTCGAGATGGTCGGCGCCCTCGCGGCGGACGAGGGCGAACGGGCCGGGGTCGACGCCGTCGGCGGCGGCGGCGGCGAGCAGGTCGTGCGGGCGGGTCATCGGGGTCTCCTCGGGCCGGGAGCCGCCGGCGGGGCGGCCCGGGATGCCGGGGAGAGACCGGCGGCCGCCTCGTCGGGCGGCCGCGTGGGAAAGCTACGCGCGGGGGTGGGCCGCCGGGTCGGCGGGCCACCAGCAGGACAGGTGCGCGGGCATGGCGATCACTGTACGCGACCCGGCGGCCCCCGGGAACCCGATCGCGCGGTCCCGGCCGGGTCGGATCTTGGCTTCGCCGCCCGGCCTGCCGGGTAGGTTGACCGGCAATGAACATTCTCGCTCTCGACCTGGGCACCTCCTCCGTACGGGGACTCGTGCTGGACGCGGACGCCACCCCGCGGCCCGGCGCGCTGGCCCGGCGGAAGGTGCACCTGGCCACCGGCGAGGACGGCACCGGCACCCTGGACGGCCCGCGCTACCTGGCCTGCCTGGCGGAGTGCCTGGACGAGCTGGCCGACGCCGGCCACCTGCGCGACGTCGAGCTGGTGACGGCCTCGGCGCAGTGGCACTCGGTGGTCCCGCTGGACGTCGACGGCGAGCCGCTCGGTCCGGTGCTGACCTGGCTGGACACCCGGGCGACACCGTCCGCGGGCGCGGCCGGTCCGACCGACCTGCACGCCTTCCACCAGCGCACCGGCGCCTGGTGGCACCGCGGTTACTGGTCCGTGCGGCTGCCCTGGCTGCGGGAGCGCGCGGGCACCCCGGCCGCCCGCTTCGCCGGCCTGGCCGAGTACGTCCTCGAGGTGCTGCTCACCGAGGCGCCGATCTCCGTCTCGATGGCCTCCGGCACCGGGCTGCTCGACCTGCGCCGGCTGGACTGGGACGCGGAGGCCTGTGACCTGGCCGGCGTCGGCCCCGGCGAGCTTCCCCCGTTGGCCCCGATGGGCTGGCGCGGCCGGCTGCGGCCGGAGCACGCCCGGCGCTGGCCGCAGCTGGCCGGGGCCCGGTGGACCGTCCCGGTGGGCGACGGCGCGGCGTCCAATGTCGGCTCCGGCTGCGTCGACCCGTCCCGGGCCGCGGTCACCGTGGGCACCTCAGCCGCGGTACGCCTCATCCAGCCGCTGCCGGCCGGGGCGGCGCTGCCGCCGCTGCCCGACCAGCTCTGGCGCTACCGGGTCGACCACGAGCACGTGGTGACCGGGTCGGCGTACTCCAGCGGCGGGAACCTCTTCGGCTGGGCCAAGCG
The window above is part of the Micromonospora inositola genome. Proteins encoded here:
- a CDS encoding nucleotidyltransferase family protein; its protein translation is MIAAGLLLAAGAGRRFGRPKALVELAGEPLVRRGVRLLRAGGCAPVHVVVGAGADALPELPGTVLVLNRHWRDGLGSSLRCGLASLPGHVHAAVVVLVDQPSLAPAAVCRVRAAHAAGATVAVATYGGRTGHPVLLDRATWPMLGRYATGDRGARDLLRARPDLVTLVPCDGAGSPADLDTPADLARHPAAGGAAPPAP
- a CDS encoding winged helix DNA-binding domain-containing protein gives rise to the protein MDVRLTGAEALALRMTSLLLRPHPSAKPADVAGVVEWFGAMQAQDAASGMWSLGVRLQGWSLTDVRAALERREALRTWPMRGTVHLVPPRDARWMLAVTGVRALAGAAARRATLGLTEAEADRAADVLGAALVGGGRLTRAQCLATLTAAGIDTSGQRGYHLLWYASQRGVTCIAPHVGTEQTFALLDEWAPDPHRPERDEALGILALRYFRGHGPTTRQDFAGWTGLTAADARRGIAVAGDALATVRVDDAEAIVDAALLDAPRAPVDDLHVLPGFDEYLLGFKDRALMLDRAHLPAVVPGGNGVFQATVVRGGRVVGTWKRTIGKTRVTVTVQPLTPLAGATRARVEEALNGYARFLDLPLRLAW
- a CDS encoding HipA family kinase; protein product: MLRQVTGIRYVTPLREGGSLPGVVEADDLGTYVAKFRGAGQGPKALVAEVICGELARRLGLAVPPLVVLTIDPVIGRAEPDQEVQELLRNSGGANLGMDFLPGALGYDPVAHPVDAELASRVLWFDAYTENVDRSWRNPNLLMWHRQLWLIDHGATLYFHHNWPRAEAAVHRVYRADDHVLAPYATRLAEADADLAPRIGRELLTEVLALVPGEWLTGPDFDTPDAARAAYVDHLARRVARTDAWLPAGSAA
- a CDS encoding DUF3037 domain-containing protein, coding for MREPFEYAVIRLVPRVERGEQINVGVLLYCQARHFLGARTHLDADRARALAPDVDLEAVAAALGSWDRTCGGDGPARTMKPGERFRWLAAPRSTMIQAGPVHTGLTADPAAELDRLMDALVR
- the wrbA gene encoding NAD(P)H:quinone oxidoreductase, which translates into the protein MDGRTKVAVIYYSATGITYQMAQSAVEAAGEAGAEVRLRKVRELAPDEAIRSNSGWQAHHLETQDVMEAQLDDLSWADVVIFGSPTRYGMVAAQLKQFIDTTGPLWAQGALVNKVYSAFCTTATSHGGQESTLLALFNVFYHWGGIVVAPGYTDPSQFVAGNPYGASHTSNNGETAPDDIALNATALTAKRAIQISTALKKGMAG
- the tnpB gene encoding IS607 family element RNA-guided endonuclease TnpB, giving the protein MVLGVAGRERLGVVQAYRFALDLTPRQERVVLAHAGAARVAHNWALARVKAVMDQRAAERTYGIDDEHLTPAIGWSLPALRRAWNQAKSDVAPWWAECSKEAFNTGLDALARGLKNWSESRTGKRAGRRVGFPRFKSRRRSTPSVRFTTGAIRVEPDRRHVVLPRLGRLKLHESARKLARRLEAGTARIVSATVRRDGGRWYVSFTCAVQRARGAAACPDATVGVDLGVTHLAVLSTGEVEPNPRHLDGAARRMRRLARRMSRGVGPDRRTGRRASKRWERASARLGRAHARVAHLRRDGLHKLTTRLAGEYGTLVVEDLNVAGMLANRRLARSVADAGFAELRRQLAYKTSWRGGRLVVADRWYPSSKTCSSCGAVKTKLALSERTYTCTLCGLVLDRDVNAARNLAALAVTVAGSGPETRNGRGADRKTRPGGLVAVKRQPGTATAGKTGTVPPQGRTSNHELTHAS
- a CDS encoding chorismate-binding protein; amino-acid sequence: MTRPHDLLAAAAADGVDPGPFALVRREGADHLELFTGTVRTADRLADIPLPDGPPGPRTLALVPYRQIGERGFACVDDGMPLECLVISAHQRIGLADALDVLPDRPVRSTGAGFDVADDEYAATVGRVIADEIGRGEGANFVIHRTMRATVQGPPLVAALAALRRLLLRERGAYWTFVVHTGTRILVGASPERHVSVDDGLVMMNPISGTFRHTGAAADRDALLRFLHDPKEVEELYMVLDEELKMMATVAEHGGQVVGPHLKEMAHLAHTEYLLAGRGSRDVREVLRETMFAPTVTGSPMENACRVIARHERTGRRYYAGVLALLGRDDDGRQTLDAPILIRTAELSPAGELRVPVGATLVRHSTAEDEVAETHAKGAGVLAALGLGPDAPEPAARPAVSAGLTPRHDPERSLANDPEVRAALAARNAPLARFWLDQRTPGASALPGLTGLRALIVDGEDTFTGMLAHQLGALGLRVDRRDWREPAPVDGYDLVVVGPGPGDPGDPAAPKMAVMRALLAGLLAAGRPTLAVCLGHQLLSGLLGLPLHRREAPYQGVQRDVTVFGAARRVGFYSTFTARADADRVASAYGPVELSRDPADGAVHALRGPGFAGVQFHPESVLSRDGLAVLADLLGHLLANPALTGHGPADRG
- a CDS encoding FGGY family carbohydrate kinase, which gives rise to MNILALDLGTSSVRGLVLDADATPRPGALARRKVHLATGEDGTGTLDGPRYLACLAECLDELADAGHLRDVELVTASAQWHSVVPLDVDGEPLGPVLTWLDTRATPSAGAAGPTDLHAFHQRTGAWWHRGYWSVRLPWLRERAGTPAARFAGLAEYVLEVLLTEAPISVSMASGTGLLDLRRLDWDAEACDLAGVGPGELPPLAPMGWRGRLRPEHARRWPQLAGARWTVPVGDGAASNVGSGCVDPSRAAVTVGTSAAVRLIQPLPAGAALPPLPDQLWRYRVDHEHVVTGSAYSSGGNLFGWAKRELRLPEGAELEAALSRVSADGRVSANPRFGGDRPPGVAPAGSGELRGLSFGATAVDLFAGLMTGLCQLVAEDLALLESGVVQPAEVVLGGGAMAASAWWRQAFVAALAPREVRHQRHPEIGATGAALVALGRVADGARLGGIGRTDEAEAPNTVAGARPG